Proteins encoded in a region of the Vicia villosa cultivar HV-30 ecotype Madison, WI linkage group LG5, Vvil1.0, whole genome shotgun sequence genome:
- the LOC131601888 gene encoding protein-tyrosine sulfotransferase, with protein MDRCIIKFFLLLILFVLVNAENDFGKCERVVKSWASSSLDREIGRDKHTLKDLLFFLHVPRTGGRTYFHCFLRKLYPGYLECPRSYDKLRFDPSKEKCRLLVTHDDYSIASKLPKDRTSVVTILRDPVDRVFSTYEFSMEVAARFLVHPNLTSATQMALRLRSKTKGISTLAIWPWKYLVPWMRNDLFTRRGARYSKGLNATDSSDPYDMEDFAMPLQEYINHPVAMDIVHNGATFQVTGLTNNSYIAEAHDVRHCVQKYKILGKYVLQVAKKRLDDMLYVGLTEEHRESATMFANVVGSQVISQLKAPNTSLDTIENIEKSSFSDVDSDSSEDQNSTSDRGASETTSIEKGEASESTMTVGKLMDSYEVCISNLRKSQSGRRISSLKRVPVNFTKEARHQVSEEVLQQIRSLNDLDLELYEYARAIFNKQHKGSLLITEETLNNISSSAFGFILWKIITLAITFFFIIFLLLLIVNVRRRTFKVKM; from the exons ATGGATCGTTGTATTATCAAGTTCTTCCTCTTGCTGATTCTCTTTGTATTAG tgAATGCTGAAAATGATTTTGGAAAATGCGAAAGAGTTGTTAAGAGTTGGGCGAgttcttcgcttgatagagaaatTGGGCGAGATAAGCATACGCTTAAGGATTTGCTGTTTTTCTTGCATGTTCCGAGAACGGGAGGGCGTACTTATTTTCACTG CTTTTTGAGAAAATTGTATCCTGGTTATTTGGAATGTCCTCGGTCGTATGATAAGTTACGGTTTGATCCAAG caaagaaaaatgtagactgtTAGTTACACATGATGATTATAGCATTGCGTCTAAACTTCCAAAGGATAGAACTTCTGTGGTTACCATACTTAGGGATCCAGTTGACCGTGTCTTTAGCACTTACGAATTTTCAATGGAGGTTGCGGCTAGATTTTTGGTGCATCCAAACTTGACGTCTGCAACACAGATGGCTTTACGCTTGCGCTCTAAGACGAAAGGAATAAGCACATTGGCTATATGGCCGTGGAAGTATCTGGTTCCATGGATGAGAAACGACCTATTTACTAGg AGGGGTGCTAGGTATAGTAAGGGATTGAATGCCACTGATAGCAGTGATCCCTATGATATGGAAGATTTTGCAATGCCGTTACAAGAATACATCAATCATCCCGTGGCTATGGATATTGTACATAACGGAGCCACATTTCAG GTTACAGGTTTAACAAACAATTCTTATATAGCAGAAGCACATGATGTGCGTCATTGTGTACAGAAATATAAGATTCTTGGTAAATATGTGCTACAGGTTGCAAAG AAGAGACTGGACGATATGTTATATGTTGGTCTTACTGAGGAGCACCGAGAATCTGCAACAATGTTTGCAAATGTTGTTGGTTCTCAGGTTATATCACAGCTTAAAGCACCAAACACCAGCCTGGATACTATTGAAAATATAG AAAAGAGTTCATTTTCAGATGTGGATTCTGATAGCAGTGAAGATCAG AATAGCACCTCGGACAGGGGAGCAAGTGAGACCACTTCAATTGAGAAGGGAGAAGCATCTGAATCAACT ATGACTGTTGGGAAACTCATGGATTCTTATGAAGTCTGTATTTCTAATTTACGGAAGTCCCAGTCTGGTCGTCGCATTTCGTCTTTGAAGAGGGTTCCGGTGAACTTTACAAAGGAG GCACGGCATCAAGTTTCTGAAGAGGTTCTCCAGCAAATACGGTCTCTTAACGATCTTGACTTGGAGCTCTATGAATATGCGAGGGCCATTTTCAATAAGCAACATAAAGGCTCATTGCTAATTACTGAG GAGACATTGAACAACATATCAAGTAGCGCATTTGGCTTCATCCTCTGGAAGATTATTACATTAGCAataactttcttcttcatcattTTCTTATTGTTGCTAATTGTAAATGTGAGAAGAAGAACGTTTAAGGTTAAGATGTAA